A genomic window from Salvia miltiorrhiza cultivar Shanhuang (shh) chromosome 5, IMPLAD_Smil_shh, whole genome shotgun sequence includes:
- the LOC130984985 gene encoding PITH domain-containing protein At3g04780, which produces MSAEAASSLQRNQVDLLEFIDWSSVECLNQKSSHSLPNALKQGYRDDEGLNLESDADEQLLIYIPFNQVVKIHSIVIKGPEEEGPKTVKLFANREHMGFSNVNDFPPSDTMVLSEENLKGKPVILKYVKFQNVRSLTIFIEDNQSGSEISKVQKIALYGTTVQTTDMKSLKKLEEH; this is translated from the exons ATGTCCGCCGAAGCAGCCTCCTCTCTTCAACGAAACCAA GTTGATTTACTGGAGTTTATCGATTGGTCTAGTGTGGAATGTTTGAATCAAAAAAGCAGCCACTCCCTTCCTAACGCTCTCAAACAG GGGTACAGGGACGATGAAGGATTGAACTTGGAAAGTGATGCGGATGAGCAGCTCTTAATTTACATTCCCTTTAATCAAGTTGTTAAAATTCATTCCATAGTAATTAAAGGGCCAGAGGAGGAAG GTCCAAAAACTGTGAAACTTTTTGCTAACAGGGAGCACATGGGATTTAG TAATGTCAATGATTTCCCCCCAAGTGATACCATGGTTTTATCTGAGGAGAACCTTAAG GGGAAACCAGTTATATTGAAGTACGTCAAGTTTCAGAATGTTCGCAG CTTGACAATCTTCATTGAGGACAATCAATCTGGTTCTGAAATTTCGAAAGTTCAAAAGATTGCTCTATATGGAACAAC GGTTCAAACGACGGATATGAAAAGTCTGAAGAAGCTCGAGGAGCACTGA
- the LOC130984984 gene encoding ammonium transporter 2 member 4-like — MADESSPDWLNKGDNAWQLTAATLVALQSMPGLVILYGGFSKHKWAVNSSVMAVYAFAATLICWVGWGYRMSFGDKLLDFVGRPGPALDENFLLGRAFLGGFPTATMVWFQFVFAAIAPVLVAGALLGRMNFAAWMAFVPLWHTLSYTVGAYSVWNPEGWLAKMGVIDFAGGFVIHLSSGVAGFTAAYWVGPRSDSDRKRFPPNNIVMMLGGAGLLWMGWTGFNGGAPYAASAVASLAVINTHVCAAVSLVTWLVLDFSLLGKPSAVGAVNGAISGLVCITPAAGLVQCWAAMLMGLLSGTVPWYTLNRVGPLRRAADDAFAVLHTHAVAGALGGLLAGVFAVPKLCRLFYGEAGGWEKYVGLAYAVQSGRNSAGLRQMGTQLVGVAFIVCLNVVATTLICLVIKGFVPLRMSEEAMKIGDEEIHGEVVSISKIEGESSPRFFKAKVNSMYEDEVVSKTPTYEMHRV; from the exons ATGGCCGACGAGTCGAGCCCCGACTGGCTGAACAAAGGCGACAACGCGTGGCAGCTGACGGCGGCCACCCTGGTGGCGCTGCAATCGATGCCGGGGCTGGTCATCCTCTACGGCGGCTTCTCGAAGCACAAGTGGGCCGTGAACTCCTCCGTCATGGCGGTCTACGCCTTCGCCGCCACCCTCATCTGCTGGGTCGGCTGGGGCTACCGCATGTCCTTCGGCGACAAGCTGCTCGACTTCGTCGGGAGGCCGGGGCCCGCCCTCGACGAGAACTTCCTCCTCGGGCGGGCCTTCCTGGGCGGCTTCCCGACCGCGACCATGGTGTGGTTCCAGTTCGTGTTCGCGGCCATCGCGCCCGTGCTCGTCGCGGGGGCGCTGCTGGGGCGGATGAACTTCGCGGCGTGGATGGCGTTCGTGCCGCTGTGGCACACGCTCTCGTACACGGTGGGGGCCTACAGCGTGTGGAATCCCGAGGGGTGGCTGGCCAAGATGGGCGTCATCGACTTCGCCGGAGGCTTTGTCATTCATCTCTCTTCCGGTGTTGCTGGGTTTACGGCGGCCTATTGG GTGGGGCCGAGGAGCGACAGCGACAGAAAACGGTTTCCACCAAACAACATAGTAATGATGCTCGGCGGCGCCGGGCTGCTGTGGATGGGTTGGACGGGCTTCAACGGCGGCGCTCCCTACGCCGCCAGCGCCGTGGCTTCGCTGGCGGTGATCAACACCCACGTCTGCGCCGCCGTCAGCCTGGTGACGTGGCTGGTGCTCGACTTCTCCCTCCTCGGGAAGCCCTCCGCCGTGGGCGCCGTCAACGGCGCCATCAGCGGCCTTGTCTGCATCACCCCGGCCGCCGGGCTGGTGCAGTGCTGGGCCGCCATGCTGATGGGCCTCCTCTCGGGAACCGTGCCGTGGTACACGCTCAACCGGGTGGGCCCGCTCCGCCGCGCCGCGGACGACGCCTTCGCCGTCCTCCACACGCACGCGGTGGCCGGAGCCCTCGGCGGGCTCCTCGCCGGCGTGTTCGCGGTGCCGAAGCTGTGCCGCCTCTTCTACGGCGAGGCCGGCGGCTGGGAGAAGTACGTCGGCCTCGCCTATGCCGTACAGTCCGGCCGAAACTCGGCCGGGCTGCGGCAGATGGGGACGCAACTCGTGGGAGTTGCGTTCATCGTGTGCTTGAATGTTGTGGCGACCACACTCATTTGTTTGGTGATCAAAGGCTTTGTTCCTCTTAGAATGAGTGAGGAAGCAATGAAGATTGGAGATGAGGAGATTCATGGAGAGGTGGTGTCTATCTCTAAGATTGAGGGTGAAAGTAGCCCTAGGTTTTTCAAAGCTAAGGTTAATTCCATGTATGAAGATGAGGTTGTCTCCAAAACTCCCACTTATGAAATGCATAGAGTTTGA
- the LOC130984983 gene encoding uncharacterized protein LOC130984983 encodes MEAQLLNADSSTARVKVSLHLGSETYSAVASEGLISEQLTSVKEQSMSILKDFITKNNIPNDVPDDPEEISSDDDDEVSAKPPVKKSKNKQ; translated from the coding sequence ATGGAAGCTCAGCTTCTGAATGCCGACTCTTCCACAGCACGTGTTAAAGTCAGCCTTCACCTCGGCTCAGAGACATATTCAGCTGTGGCAAGCGAGGGCCTTATCTCCGAGCAATTGACTTCAGTGAAGGAGCAGAGCATGAGCATCCTCAAGGATTTCATCACGAAGAACAATATTCCAAATGACGTTCCTGATGATCCGGAGGAAATCTCTTCAGACGATGACGATGAAGTATCTGCAAAGCCTCCAGTAAAGAAGTCGAAGAACAAGCAATAG